Proteins from a genomic interval of Arthrobacter sp. CAN_C5:
- the glnA gene encoding type I glutamate--ammonia ligase gives MDRQQEFVLRTIEERDVRFVRLWFTDVVGSLKSVALAPAEVEGAFEEGLGFDGSSIEGLARVFESDMLAQPDPSTFQILPWRGEKEPTSRMFCDILTPDGEPSTADPRGVLKRTLAKAADMGFTCYTHPEIEFYLLKSDELGPDGQPVPVDQAGYFDHVPGGVAQDFRRTAVAMLESVGISVEFTHHEAGPGQNEIDLRYADALQTADNIMTFRTIIKEVALTQNSYATFMPKPFSDHPGSGMHTHFSLFEGDANAFYEAGAEFQLSKTARQFIAGILKHAPEFTAVTNQFVNSYKRLWGGGEAPSYLSWGHNNRSALVRVPLYKPNKGQSARIEYRGIDSASNPYLAYSVLLGAGLKGIEEGYELPPGAEDDVWSLTATERRAMGHDPLPASLHDAIRVMEDSELVAGILGEQVYENFLRNKRAEWHDYRIQVTPYELRRNLGIL, from the coding sequence ATGGACCGCCAGCAGGAATTTGTACTCCGTACCATCGAGGAACGCGATGTGCGGTTTGTGCGCCTGTGGTTCACCGACGTCGTCGGTTCACTGAAGTCGGTGGCACTTGCCCCGGCAGAAGTGGAAGGAGCCTTCGAGGAGGGGCTGGGCTTTGACGGCTCCTCCATCGAAGGCTTGGCGCGGGTGTTCGAGTCGGACATGCTGGCGCAGCCCGACCCGTCAACCTTCCAGATCCTGCCCTGGCGTGGGGAGAAGGAACCGACGTCGAGGATGTTCTGTGACATCCTCACCCCGGATGGGGAGCCCTCCACCGCCGACCCCCGCGGGGTGTTGAAGCGGACCCTGGCGAAAGCCGCGGACATGGGATTCACCTGCTATACCCACCCGGAAATCGAGTTCTACCTGCTCAAATCCGACGAGCTGGGCCCGGACGGCCAGCCCGTACCGGTGGACCAGGCGGGCTACTTCGACCACGTGCCGGGCGGCGTGGCGCAGGACTTCCGGCGCACCGCCGTCGCCATGCTGGAATCGGTCGGGATCTCCGTCGAGTTCACCCACCACGAGGCCGGGCCGGGCCAGAACGAGATCGACCTGCGCTACGCGGACGCGCTGCAGACCGCCGACAACATCATGACCTTCCGGACCATCATCAAAGAGGTGGCACTGACCCAGAACAGCTACGCCACCTTCATGCCCAAGCCGTTCTCCGACCACCCCGGCTCCGGCATGCACACCCATTTCTCCCTCTTCGAGGGCGACGCCAACGCCTTCTACGAGGCCGGAGCCGAATTCCAGCTGTCCAAGACGGCACGCCAGTTCATCGCCGGAATCCTCAAACACGCCCCCGAGTTCACAGCGGTCACCAACCAGTTCGTCAACTCCTACAAGCGGCTCTGGGGCGGGGGAGAAGCCCCCAGCTACCTGTCCTGGGGCCACAACAACCGTTCAGCACTGGTCCGCGTCCCCCTGTACAAGCCGAACAAGGGCCAGTCGGCGCGCATCGAATACCGCGGTATCGACTCGGCCAGCAACCCCTACCTCGCCTACTCAGTGCTGCTCGGCGCCGGTCTGAAGGGTATCGAGGAAGGCTACGAGCTGCCGCCGGGCGCCGAGGACGATGTGTGGAGCCTGACGGCCACCGAGCGCCGCGCGATGGGCCACGACCCGCTGCCCGCAAGCCTCCACGACGCGATCCGGGTGATGGAGGATTCGGAACTGGTTGCCGGGATACTGGGCGAGCAGGTCTACGAGAACTTCCTGCGGAACAAGCGCGCCGAATGGCACGACTACCGCATCCAGGTCACGCCCTATGAACTGCGGCGCAACCTCGGGATCCTCTAA